AGGAAAATAAAATGAAGGCGGGGTAAACTTCCCCGGTCGATGAAAGCGTTCCGAATCCTTCTGATGGCGGCTGCCCTGTGCAGCGGTGGCGCTCTCGCCGCCTCCTACACGGTCAAGTCCGGTGACACCCTCTACAAGGTGGCGCTCGCGCACAACCTCGAGCCTGCCGAGCTGATGAGGCTCAACGGTCTGAGCAGCAGCACCATCGAGGTGGGCCAGAAGCTCAACGTGGGTGCGGCCCAGGCGGCCCCGGCTCCGGCGGCCCCAGCGGCCCGGCCTACTGCCGCCGCACGTCCCGTCACGCGCCCGGCCGCCCCGGCCCAGGCCGCGCGCCCGGTGCAGGCCGCCGCGCCTGCTTCCCGCAGCGGTGGTGCCTTCGTGCGAACCGCCGCGACCCGTTACCTGGGCATCCGGTACGCCCTGGGCGGCACGGGTGGCCGCGGGATCGACTGCTCGGGCTTCACGATGCGCGTGTTCCAGCAGATGGGCATCAACCTCCCGCGCACGGCGTCCGGGCAATGGCGCATGGGCCGCTCGGTCAGCAGCCGCGACCTGCAACCCGGCGACCTGGTGTTCTTCAACACGACCGGGCGCGGCGTCAGCCACGTGGGCGTGTACGTGGGCGGCGGCCAGATGGCGAACGCCAACAGCTACCAGGGCCGCACCGTCATCGAACCGCTGTTCGGCAACCCCTACTGGGCCAGCCGCTACCTGGGTGCCCGCCGCGTCCTGAGCTGAGCTTTTCCCCACCACGCTTCATCCCGACCGAACACGCCCTCACCCTCTGCGGTGGGGGCGCTCGCCTATCCCTGCCGGATGAATAATGCACACCACCACACGCTGAGCGT
The nucleotide sequence above comes from Deinococcus carri. Encoded proteins:
- a CDS encoding NlpC/P60 family protein, which encodes MKAFRILLMAAALCSGGALAASYTVKSGDTLYKVALAHNLEPAELMRLNGLSSSTIEVGQKLNVGAAQAAPAPAAPAARPTAAARPVTRPAAPAQAARPVQAAAPASRSGGAFVRTAATRYLGIRYALGGTGGRGIDCSGFTMRVFQQMGINLPRTASGQWRMGRSVSSRDLQPGDLVFFNTTGRGVSHVGVYVGGGQMANANSYQGRTVIEPLFGNPYWASRYLGARRVLS